A genomic window from Thunnus thynnus chromosome 12, fThuThy2.1, whole genome shotgun sequence includes:
- the LOC137193619 gene encoding dual specificity protein phosphatase CDC14AB-like: MADEYEQSCASEFIKDRLYFTTLRVKPKNTANTHYFSTDEEFIYDSFYADFGPLNLAMLYRYCCKLNKKLKSFTMSRKRLIHYTSYDQKNRANAAVLIGAYAVIYLKRSPEEAYRTLISGNNMGYLPFRDAAAGESSFNLTILDCLQGIRKALQYGFLDFECFDVEEYEHYERVENGDMNWIIPGKVLAFSSPHHRSKIENGYPLHAPEAYFAFFHQNDITAVVRLNRKLYEGRRFEDVGIEHHDLFFLDGTTPSDLIVRRFLHVCESTEGAVAVHCKAGLGRTGTLIGCYLMKHYRFTAAEAIAWIRICRPGSIIGPQQNFLEEKQHSLWVQGDVHRSKQKLVQQRQSRRQQHLQQPHSSDSAGEKQEAMSRLLSSMDDLSINTTLYKSYSLDENNCKETSLTQGDQLRALKGKRPPRSASSSSRLNLSKASHCSILPPHKSSKVPLSFSSSSSSSSKKLVRSSSSSAVQIKSPFSLSLFSTRHAVIH; this comes from the exons ATGGCAGATGAATATGAACAGTCCTGTGCGTCAGAATTTATCAAAG ACCGGCTGTACTTTACCACTCTGCGTGTCAAACCAAAGAATACAGCCAACACACACTACTTCAGCACAGATGAGGAGTTCATATATGACAG tttcTATGCTGACTTCGGGCCTCTCAACCTGGCCATGCTGTACAGATACTGCTGCAAACTCAACAAGAAGCtcaag TCCTTCACGATGTCTAGAAAGAGACTGATTCACTACACCAGTTACGACCAGAAGAATAGAGCCAACGCTGCTGTTCTTATTGGTGCCTATGCT GTCATATATTTGAAAAGAAGTCCAGAAGAAGCCTACAGGACTCTGATCTCAGGAAACAACATGGGCTACCTGCCTTTCAG ggatgcagcagcaggagagagcTCCTTCAACCTCACCATCCTCGACTGTCTACAAGGAATACGCAAG GCGCTGCAGTATGGTTTTCTGGACTTTGAATGCTTTGATGTAGAGGAGTATGAACATTATGAG CGAGTAGAAAACGGGGATATGAACTGGATCATTCCTGGGAAAGTTCTGGCATTCAGCAGCCCTCATCACCGCAGTAAAATAGAGAACG GTTATCCTCTCCACGCACCAGAGGCGTACTTTGCATTCTTTCACCAAAATGACATCACAGCCGTGGTTCGTCTGAACAGGAAGTTGTATGAGGGCAGGCGGTTCGAGGATGTAGGAATCGAGCACCACGACCTCTTCTTCCTGGATGGGACCACGCCCTCTGACCTCATCGTCAGGCGCTTCCTGCACGTGTGTGAGAGCACAGAAGGAGCTGTGGCTGTGCACTGTAAAG CTGGCCTGGGCCGTACGGGCACCCTGATTGGATGCTACCTGATGAAGCATTACCGGTTTACTGCAGCTGAGGCCATCGCTTGGATCAGAATCTGCCGGCCTGGATCCATCATCGGCCCCCAGCAGAACTTCCTAGAGGA gaaacAGCACAGTTTGTGGGTCCAGGGCGATGTCCATCGCTCCAAACAGAAACTGGTTCAGCAGAGACAGAGTCGGCGGCAGCAGCATCTGCAGCAGCCTCACAGCTCGGACTCTGCGGGGGAGAAACAAGAAGCTATGTCCCGCCTGCTGTCAAGCATGGATgacctgtcaatcaacaccACCCTCTACAAATCATACAGTCTGGATGAG AATAACTGCAAGGAAACCAGTCTAACTCAGGGAGACCAACTGAGAGCACTGAAGGGAAAACGGCCACCAAGATCTGCCTCATCTTCCTCAAG GTTGAACTTGTCCAAGGCCTCTCACTGCTCCATCCTCCCACCCCATAAGTCCTCTAAAGtccccctctccttctcctcatcctcctcctcctcttctaagAAGCTGGTACgaagctcctcctcctcagccgtGCAGATCAAGAG TCCCTTCAGCCTCAGTCTGTTCAGTACCAGGCATGCTGTCATTCACTGA